In Sphaeramia orbicularis chromosome 7, fSphaOr1.1, whole genome shotgun sequence, one genomic interval encodes:
- the LOC115422640 gene encoding E3 ubiquitin-protein ligase Itchy-like isoform X2, whose product MASGVAKSGTSNGYPMKAQLQVIVLSAKLKENKKNWFGPSPYVEVMVDGQSKKTEKCTNTHSPKWKQPLTVIVTPFSNLVFRVWSHQTLKSDVLLGTATLNVSDTLKSNDMKISEVVQTLQLCADRDQSDMVGDLSVCLDGMTVDPEMFASAEADHHSTSNGESQPNGDHVIRRSRDNSPAVDGVEHRSSPGGRRLTNNTGSPSISSGSSRPLRPPRPSRPPPPTPRRPTSSPASTNGSAPAEGSNGHSGSDTPVRTAASGASTAPDSSPSAGPDRNSPAASGCGATATRQPTSSVTPAVNPRVPSVNAGPLPPGWEQRVDLNGRVYFVDHVEKRTTWERPEPLPPGWERRVDPMGRVYFVDHMSRTTTWQRPTMETMRNYEQWQHQRSQLQGAMQQFNQRFIIGAQDQVTAAQNKEFDPLGPLPLGWEKRTDSNGRVYFVHHPTRSTQWEDPRTQGLLNEKPLPEGWEMRFTVDGIPYFVDHNRRTTTYIDPRTGKSSLENGPQITYVRDFKAKVQYFRFWCQQLSMSQHIKITVNRKTLFEDSFQQIMSFNAQDLRRRLWIIFPGEEGLDYGGVAREWFFLLSHEVLNPMYCLFEYAGKDNYCLQINPASYINPDHLKYFKFIGRFIAMALFHGKFIDTGFSLPFYKRILNKPLALKDLESIDPEFYNSLMWIKDNDIEECGLEMFFSVDKEILGEITTHELKPGGGDIQVTEENKEEYIRLVAEWRLSRGVEEQTQAFFEGFNEVLPQQYLQYFDAKELEVMLCGMQEIDLGDWQRNTIYRHYARSSKQIVWFWQFIKEMDNEKRMRLLQFVTGTCRLPVGGFADLMGSNGPQKFCIEKVGKENWLPRSHTCFNRLDLPPYKSYEQLKEKLMFAIEETEGFGQE is encoded by the exons ACCCTGAAGTCGGACGTGTTGCTCGGCACAGCCACATTAAATGTCAGCGACACACTCAAGTCAAACGATATGAAAA TCTCTGAGGTGGTGCAGACGTTGCAGCTGTGTGCAGACAGAGACCAGTCAGACATGGTGGGGGACCTGTCCGTCTGTCTGGACGGCATGACTGTCGACCCGGAGATGTTTGCCTCAGCGGAGGCCGACCATCACA gtACATCAAATGGAGAATCGCAGCCTAATGGGGATCATGTCATTAG GCGGAGTCGAGACAACTCTCCTGCTGTGGATGGTGTCGAGCATAGGTCTTCACCCGGTGGTCGGAGGTTGACGAACAACACAGGGTCTCCCTCAATTTCATCAGGGAGCTCACGGCCGCTGAGACCACCAAGaccctccagacctcctcccccaaCCCCACGAAGACCCACATCTTCACCAG CATCCACCAACGGCTCTGCACCAGCTGAAGGCAGTAACGGTCACTCAGGCTCTGACACGCCGGTACGAACCGCTGCCTCCGGAGCCTCTACAGCCCCTGATTCCAGTCCATCAGCGGGGCCAGATCGGAACTCCCCAGCAGCCTCTGGATGTGGAGCCACAGCAACCAGACAACCAACCAGCAGTGTCACACCTGCTGTGAACCCCCGAGTCCCCTCAGTCAACGCCGGACCACTGCCGCCCGG TTGGGAGCAAAGGGTGGACCTGAATGGCAGGGTGTATTTTGTTGATCATGTGGAGAAGAGAACAACGTGGGAACGCCCTGAACCACTTCCcccggg CTGGGAGCGTCGAGTCGACCCAATGGGCCGAGTCTACTTTGTTGACCACATGTCGCGAACCACTACATGGCAGCGTCCCACGATGGAGACAATGCGCAACTATGAACAGTGGCAGCACCAGCGCAGTCAGCTGCAGGGTGCCATGCAACAGTTCAACCAAAGGTTCATAATCGGG GCACAAGACCAGGTGACAGCTGCTCAGAATAAGGAGTTTGATCCACTCGGGCCTCTGCCACTCGGATGGG AGAAGAGAACTGACAGCAATGGCAGAGTTTATTTTGTGCATCATCCTACGCGGTCAACGCAGTGGGAGGATCCACGGACACAGGG GTTACTGAATGAGAAGCCACTCCCAGAGGGCTGGGAGATGAGGTTCACCGTGGACGGGATTCCGTACTTTGTTGACCACAACAGGAGAACCACCACCTACATCGACCCTCGAACTGGAAAATCATCCCT tgaaaatggaCCTCAGATCACCTACGTTCGAGACTTTAAAGCCAAAGTGCAGTACTTCAGATTCTGGTGCCAG CAACTGTCAATGTCTCAACACATCAAGATCACTGTGAACAGAAAAACCCTGTTCGAGGACTCCTTCCAGCAG ATAATGAGCTTTAATGCTCAGGATCTGCGAAGGAGACTATGGATCATCTTCCCTGGAGAAGAAGGCCTTGACTACGGAGGTGTAGCCAG AGAGTGGTTCTTCCTGTTGTCCCATGAGGTTCTGAATCCCATGTACTGCCTGTTCGAATACGCTGGTAAAGATAACTACTGTCTCCAGATCAACCCCGCATCCTACATCAACCCCGACCACCTTAAGTATTTCAAGTTCATTGGCCGCTTCATAGCCATG GCTCTTTTCCACGGGAAGTTCATCGACACAGGTTTCTCGTTACCGTTTTATAAGAGAATCCTGAACAAGCCGCTGGCCCTCAAAGACCTGGAATCAATAGATCCTGAGTTCTACAACTCTCTCATGTGGATCAA GGATAATGACATCGAGGAGTGTGGGCTGGAGATGTTCTTTTCTGTTGACAAGGAGATCCTGGGTGAGATCACCACTCATGAGCTGAAACCTGGAGGAGGAGACATCCAGGTCACTGAGGAGAACAAGGAGGAGTACATCCG GTTGGTGGCAGAGTGGAGGTTGTCCCGAGGTGTAGAGGAGCAGACTCAGGCTTTCTTTGAAGGGTTCAATGAAGTCCTGCCTCAGCAGTACTTGCAGTACTTCGATGCCAAAGAACTCGAA GTGATGCTGTGTGGTATGCAGGAGATTGACCTCGGAGACTGGCAACGAAACACTATTTACCGACATTATGCTCGCAGCAGCAAACAGATCGTCTGGTTCTGGCAG TTCATAAAGGAGATGGACAATGAGAAGAGGATGaggctgctgcagtttgtcaccgGCACATGTCGACTGCCTGTAGGAGGCTTCGCTGACCTCATGG GAAGCAACGGGCCCCAGAAGTTCTGTATTGAAAAGGTGGGGAAAGAAAACTGGCTTCCCAGAAGTCACACATG TTTCAACAGACTGGACCTGCCTCCCTACAAGAGTTACGAGCAGCTGAAGGAGAAGCTTATGTTTGCCATCGAGGAGACGGAAGGCTTCGGCCAggagtga
- the LOC115422640 gene encoding E3 ubiquitin-protein ligase Itchy-like isoform X1, with product MASGVAKSGTSNGYPMKAQLQVIVLSAKLKENKKNWFGPSPYVEVMVDGQSKKTEKCTNTHSPKWKQPLTVIVTPFSNLVFRVWSHQTLKSDVLLGTATLNVSDTLKSNDMKISEVVQTLQLCADRDQSDMVGDLSVCLDGMTVDPEMFASAEADHHSTSNGESQPNGDHVIRRSRDNSPAVDGVEHRSSPGGRRLTNNTGSPSISSGSSRPLRPPRPSRPPPPTPRRPTSSPASSTNGSAPAEGSNGHSGSDTPVRTAASGASTAPDSSPSAGPDRNSPAASGCGATATRQPTSSVTPAVNPRVPSVNAGPLPPGWEQRVDLNGRVYFVDHVEKRTTWERPEPLPPGWERRVDPMGRVYFVDHMSRTTTWQRPTMETMRNYEQWQHQRSQLQGAMQQFNQRFIIGAQDQVTAAQNKEFDPLGPLPLGWEKRTDSNGRVYFVHHPTRSTQWEDPRTQGLLNEKPLPEGWEMRFTVDGIPYFVDHNRRTTTYIDPRTGKSSLENGPQITYVRDFKAKVQYFRFWCQQLSMSQHIKITVNRKTLFEDSFQQIMSFNAQDLRRRLWIIFPGEEGLDYGGVAREWFFLLSHEVLNPMYCLFEYAGKDNYCLQINPASYINPDHLKYFKFIGRFIAMALFHGKFIDTGFSLPFYKRILNKPLALKDLESIDPEFYNSLMWIKDNDIEECGLEMFFSVDKEILGEITTHELKPGGGDIQVTEENKEEYIRLVAEWRLSRGVEEQTQAFFEGFNEVLPQQYLQYFDAKELEVMLCGMQEIDLGDWQRNTIYRHYARSSKQIVWFWQFIKEMDNEKRMRLLQFVTGTCRLPVGGFADLMGSNGPQKFCIEKVGKENWLPRSHTCFNRLDLPPYKSYEQLKEKLMFAIEETEGFGQE from the exons ACCCTGAAGTCGGACGTGTTGCTCGGCACAGCCACATTAAATGTCAGCGACACACTCAAGTCAAACGATATGAAAA TCTCTGAGGTGGTGCAGACGTTGCAGCTGTGTGCAGACAGAGACCAGTCAGACATGGTGGGGGACCTGTCCGTCTGTCTGGACGGCATGACTGTCGACCCGGAGATGTTTGCCTCAGCGGAGGCCGACCATCACA gtACATCAAATGGAGAATCGCAGCCTAATGGGGATCATGTCATTAG GCGGAGTCGAGACAACTCTCCTGCTGTGGATGGTGTCGAGCATAGGTCTTCACCCGGTGGTCGGAGGTTGACGAACAACACAGGGTCTCCCTCAATTTCATCAGGGAGCTCACGGCCGCTGAGACCACCAAGaccctccagacctcctcccccaaCCCCACGAAGACCCACATCTTCACCAG cat CATCCACCAACGGCTCTGCACCAGCTGAAGGCAGTAACGGTCACTCAGGCTCTGACACGCCGGTACGAACCGCTGCCTCCGGAGCCTCTACAGCCCCTGATTCCAGTCCATCAGCGGGGCCAGATCGGAACTCCCCAGCAGCCTCTGGATGTGGAGCCACAGCAACCAGACAACCAACCAGCAGTGTCACACCTGCTGTGAACCCCCGAGTCCCCTCAGTCAACGCCGGACCACTGCCGCCCGG TTGGGAGCAAAGGGTGGACCTGAATGGCAGGGTGTATTTTGTTGATCATGTGGAGAAGAGAACAACGTGGGAACGCCCTGAACCACTTCCcccggg CTGGGAGCGTCGAGTCGACCCAATGGGCCGAGTCTACTTTGTTGACCACATGTCGCGAACCACTACATGGCAGCGTCCCACGATGGAGACAATGCGCAACTATGAACAGTGGCAGCACCAGCGCAGTCAGCTGCAGGGTGCCATGCAACAGTTCAACCAAAGGTTCATAATCGGG GCACAAGACCAGGTGACAGCTGCTCAGAATAAGGAGTTTGATCCACTCGGGCCTCTGCCACTCGGATGGG AGAAGAGAACTGACAGCAATGGCAGAGTTTATTTTGTGCATCATCCTACGCGGTCAACGCAGTGGGAGGATCCACGGACACAGGG GTTACTGAATGAGAAGCCACTCCCAGAGGGCTGGGAGATGAGGTTCACCGTGGACGGGATTCCGTACTTTGTTGACCACAACAGGAGAACCACCACCTACATCGACCCTCGAACTGGAAAATCATCCCT tgaaaatggaCCTCAGATCACCTACGTTCGAGACTTTAAAGCCAAAGTGCAGTACTTCAGATTCTGGTGCCAG CAACTGTCAATGTCTCAACACATCAAGATCACTGTGAACAGAAAAACCCTGTTCGAGGACTCCTTCCAGCAG ATAATGAGCTTTAATGCTCAGGATCTGCGAAGGAGACTATGGATCATCTTCCCTGGAGAAGAAGGCCTTGACTACGGAGGTGTAGCCAG AGAGTGGTTCTTCCTGTTGTCCCATGAGGTTCTGAATCCCATGTACTGCCTGTTCGAATACGCTGGTAAAGATAACTACTGTCTCCAGATCAACCCCGCATCCTACATCAACCCCGACCACCTTAAGTATTTCAAGTTCATTGGCCGCTTCATAGCCATG GCTCTTTTCCACGGGAAGTTCATCGACACAGGTTTCTCGTTACCGTTTTATAAGAGAATCCTGAACAAGCCGCTGGCCCTCAAAGACCTGGAATCAATAGATCCTGAGTTCTACAACTCTCTCATGTGGATCAA GGATAATGACATCGAGGAGTGTGGGCTGGAGATGTTCTTTTCTGTTGACAAGGAGATCCTGGGTGAGATCACCACTCATGAGCTGAAACCTGGAGGAGGAGACATCCAGGTCACTGAGGAGAACAAGGAGGAGTACATCCG GTTGGTGGCAGAGTGGAGGTTGTCCCGAGGTGTAGAGGAGCAGACTCAGGCTTTCTTTGAAGGGTTCAATGAAGTCCTGCCTCAGCAGTACTTGCAGTACTTCGATGCCAAAGAACTCGAA GTGATGCTGTGTGGTATGCAGGAGATTGACCTCGGAGACTGGCAACGAAACACTATTTACCGACATTATGCTCGCAGCAGCAAACAGATCGTCTGGTTCTGGCAG TTCATAAAGGAGATGGACAATGAGAAGAGGATGaggctgctgcagtttgtcaccgGCACATGTCGACTGCCTGTAGGAGGCTTCGCTGACCTCATGG GAAGCAACGGGCCCCAGAAGTTCTGTATTGAAAAGGTGGGGAAAGAAAACTGGCTTCCCAGAAGTCACACATG TTTCAACAGACTGGACCTGCCTCCCTACAAGAGTTACGAGCAGCTGAAGGAGAAGCTTATGTTTGCCATCGAGGAGACGGAAGGCTTCGGCCAggagtga